The following are encoded together in the Roseovarius sp. EL26 genome:
- a CDS encoding argininosuccinate synthase → MSAPKKVVLAYSGGLDTSIILKWLQTEYGCEVVTFTADLGQGEELDPAREKAELLGINPDNIFIEDVREEFVRDFVFPMFRANAVYEGLYLLGTSIARPLISKRLVEIAEQTGADAVAHGATGKGNDQVRFELAAYALNPDIKVIAPWREWDLSSRTKLLDFAEKNQIPIAKDKRGEAPFSVDANLLHTSSEGKVLEDPAVMAPDYVYQRTVSPESAPDTPEFIEIGFEKGDAVSINGEALSPASVLTKLNELGGKHGIGRLDLVEGRFVGMKSRGVYETPGGTILLEAHRGIEQITLDRGAAHLKDELMPRYAELIYNGFWYSPEREMLQAAIDASQTHVTGTVRLKLYKGSASTVGRWSDHSLYSEAHVTFEDDAGAYDQKDAAGFIQLNALRLKLLAARDKRLKS, encoded by the coding sequence ATGTCTGCGCCTAAGAAAGTTGTACTGGCTTATTCCGGTGGGCTTGATACCTCGATCATCCTGAAGTGGCTGCAAACCGAATACGGTTGCGAAGTGGTGACATTCACCGCCGATCTGGGACAGGGTGAAGAGCTGGATCCAGCCCGTGAAAAAGCGGAACTTCTTGGAATCAATCCAGATAACATCTTCATCGAAGATGTCCGAGAAGAGTTCGTGCGTGACTTCGTTTTTCCAATGTTCCGCGCCAATGCCGTTTATGAGGGGCTCTATCTGCTGGGCACATCCATTGCGCGCCCGCTAATTTCCAAACGTCTGGTTGAAATCGCTGAACAAACCGGCGCGGATGCCGTTGCACACGGTGCGACTGGCAAAGGCAACGATCAGGTTCGGTTCGAACTGGCCGCCTATGCCCTGAACCCGGACATCAAAGTCATCGCACCATGGCGTGAGTGGGACCTGAGCAGCCGGACAAAGCTTCTGGATTTTGCTGAAAAGAACCAAATTCCGATCGCCAAAGACAAACGCGGCGAAGCGCCGTTTTCTGTTGATGCCAACCTGCTGCACACCTCGTCCGAGGGTAAGGTTCTGGAAGATCCGGCAGTGATGGCGCCAGATTACGTTTATCAGCGCACGGTTAGCCCCGAATCTGCACCAGACACGCCTGAGTTCATCGAGATCGGCTTTGAAAAAGGCGACGCTGTCAGCATCAATGGCGAGGCGCTGAGCCCGGCTAGCGTACTGACTAAGCTCAATGAGCTGGGTGGCAAGCACGGCATTGGCCGGTTGGATCTGGTCGAAGGTCGCTTTGTCGGCATGAAATCCCGTGGGGTCTATGAGACACCGGGCGGCACCATCCTGTTGGAAGCGCACCGCGGCATTGAACAAATCACACTCGATCGGGGTGCCGCGCACCTGAAAGACGAGCTGATGCCGCGTTATGCTGAGCTGATCTACAACGGTTTCTGGTACAGCCCAGAGCGTGAGATGTTACAGGCCGCCATTGACGCCTCGCAAACCCACGTTACCGGTACCGTGCGCCTGAAACTGTACAAAGGTTCTGCATCGACAGTTGGCCGCTGGTCAGATCATTCGCTCTATTCCGAGGCGCACGTGACCTTTGAAGACGACGCTGGTGCGTACGATCAGAAAGATGCCGCTGGCTTCATTCAGTTGAATGCCCTGCGCCTGAAACTTCTGGCGGCGCGCGACAAACGCCTGAAAAGTTAA
- the ilvA gene encoding threonine ammonia-lyase IlvA produces MTDFKSLARLAASEMRGVFDETPLQRNAHLSNLYGAEIYLKREDLTPVRSYKLRGAFNAMRKVLADDAEVGNFVCASAGNHAQGVAYMCQHFGVHGTIFMPVTTPQQKIDKTEKFGADNVTIRLIGDYFDETLSAAQAYCEEVKGYFLSPFDDEDVIEGQASVAAEIEAQLGMVPDQIIMPVGGGGLSSGVKSYFGNACTYTLVEPQGGACLKAALEAGQPVRLAQVDNFADGAAVALIGAKTFARLRDIDPSQVLAINENRLCVTMMDFLNIEGIVLEPAGALALDALKDVADDIRGKTVVCVTSGGNFDFARFAEVKERARRSSGLKKYFILRMPQRPGALKEFLQILGPEDDIARFEYLKKSARNFGSVLIGVETARAENFERIQNELTQAGFDYRDITNDEVLSEFLI; encoded by the coding sequence ATGACTGATTTTAAATCCCTTGCCCGTCTTGCAGCCAGTGAAATGCGCGGTGTTTTTGACGAAACACCACTGCAACGCAACGCCCATCTTTCCAATCTTTATGGCGCTGAGATCTATCTCAAGCGCGAGGACCTGACACCGGTTCGATCCTATAAGCTGCGCGGTGCTTTCAACGCCATGCGCAAGGTTTTGGCGGATGATGCAGAGGTTGGGAATTTTGTCTGCGCTAGCGCTGGAAATCACGCGCAGGGCGTGGCCTATATGTGCCAGCATTTTGGTGTTCACGGCACGATCTTCATGCCGGTGACCACGCCGCAGCAAAAGATCGACAAAACAGAAAAGTTTGGCGCTGATAATGTAACGATTCGCCTGATCGGTGACTATTTTGACGAAACACTAAGCGCAGCGCAGGCTTATTGCGAAGAGGTTAAAGGGTATTTTCTGTCCCCCTTTGATGATGAGGATGTCATCGAGGGTCAGGCGTCGGTCGCAGCAGAAATCGAAGCGCAGCTTGGAATGGTGCCGGATCAAATCATTATGCCGGTGGGTGGCGGTGGCCTGTCCTCTGGGGTCAAAAGTTACTTTGGCAACGCCTGCACCTATACGCTGGTTGAACCACAAGGTGGTGCCTGTCTGAAAGCCGCGCTGGAGGCGGGGCAACCTGTACGTCTGGCGCAGGTCGACAATTTTGCAGATGGCGCGGCTGTAGCGTTAATCGGGGCGAAAACCTTTGCCCGATTACGCGATATTGATCCCTCACAGGTGCTTGCGATCAATGAAAACCGTCTCTGTGTGACAATGATGGACTTCCTGAATATCGAGGGAATCGTTCTAGAGCCTGCTGGCGCACTGGCGCTGGATGCGCTGAAAGATGTCGCTGATGACATTCGGGGCAAGACCGTGGTCTGTGTCACGTCTGGTGGTAATTTTGATTTCGCGCGCTTTGCCGAAGTCAAAGAACGGGCCCGTAGGTCGTCTGGTTTGAAAAAATATTTCATTTTGCGCATGCCACAACGGCCGGGCGCATTGAAAGAGTTTCTGCAAATCCTTGGCCCCGAAGATGACATTGCCCGATTTGAGTATCTCAAAAAGTCAGCTCGCAACTTTGGCTCGGTTCTGATCGGGGTTGAGACAGCCCGTGCGGAAAATTTTGAACGTATTCAAAATGAACTGACGCAGGCGGGATTTGACTACCGTGACATCACTAACGATGAAGTTCTTTCAGAATTTTTGATCTAA
- a CDS encoding Hpt domain-containing protein, whose product MIDWNRVNELRDEIGIEDFDEIVSLFLDEVETEITGIKQLETYMELGEKLHFLKGSALNLGFEGFAQLCQQGEDAADRGDHDKIDPELVVQSYFTSKTLFLGGLENRLPT is encoded by the coding sequence ATGATCGACTGGAACCGGGTGAACGAACTGCGCGATGAAATTGGCATTGAAGATTTTGACGAAATTGTCAGCCTTTTCTTGGATGAAGTCGAAACTGAAATTACCGGTATCAAACAGCTGGAAACCTATATGGAGCTTGGAGAAAAACTTCACTTTCTCAAAGGCAGCGCTCTGAATTTGGGGTTTGAGGGGTTTGCCCAATTATGTCAGCAGGGCGAAGATGCTGCAGATCGGGGGGACCACGACAAAATTGATCCAGAACTGGTCGTTCAAAGCTATTTCACTTCAAAAACGCTGTTCCTCGGTGGTCTCGAAAACAGATTACCCACCTAA
- a CDS encoding PP2C family protein-serine/threonine phosphatase encodes MVCQDYKNDKALEEAAIRSVLVVDDSRLQRRILTASLKRWGYVIHEAKTGAEALEFCKTSSPDLIISDWIMPGIDGLEFCREFRSLQRESYGYFILLTSKSDKADIASGLDAGADDFLTKPVNSAELRARISAGDRILRMERELNEKNRLIKSTLDELQTLYDALDSDLLEARKLQQSLVSERYRDFGPAEVSLILRSSGHVGGDLVGTYPISDNRIGLYGIDVSGHGISSALMTARLAGYLSPSPEQNIAMRKTEDGLFVPRRPCETIAALNQLILNELETEHYFTLLLADVDLSTGRVVFAQAGHPCPALQTANGQVEMKGTGGLPVGLIDGAEYEDTELIMSAGDRLMIHSDGVTECADPKGKILDDAGLSEMLIALRQAKGVSCLESLIWRMSDYAGGKNFADDVSAILLEFKTA; translated from the coding sequence GTGGTTTGCCAAGATTATAAAAATGACAAGGCTCTTGAAGAGGCGGCAATTCGTAGTGTGCTGGTTGTTGATGACAGTCGCTTGCAACGCCGCATTTTGACAGCTTCGTTAAAAAGGTGGGGCTATGTCATACATGAGGCCAAAACCGGGGCCGAGGCGTTGGAATTCTGTAAAACGTCAAGCCCCGATCTAATCATTAGTGATTGGATCATGCCGGGCATTGACGGGTTGGAATTTTGCCGTGAATTTCGCAGCTTACAGAGAGAGAGTTATGGGTATTTCATCCTTTTGACCTCAAAAAGCGATAAGGCTGATATCGCCAGTGGATTGGATGCCGGTGCGGATGACTTTTTAACTAAGCCTGTAAACTCAGCAGAATTGCGTGCGCGCATCAGTGCAGGGGACCGCATTTTGCGGATGGAGCGTGAGCTGAATGAGAAAAACCGCCTGATCAAGTCAACGCTGGATGAGCTGCAAACCCTCTATGATGCGTTGGACAGTGACTTGCTTGAAGCGCGCAAATTACAGCAATCATTGGTCAGTGAACGTTATCGAGACTTTGGTCCGGCAGAGGTATCACTGATCTTACGGTCAAGTGGGCATGTCGGCGGTGATTTGGTTGGAACTTATCCGATTAGCGATAATCGCATTGGTCTGTATGGTATTGATGTTTCGGGCCATGGTATCAGTTCTGCACTGATGACGGCACGTTTGGCAGGGTACCTTTCGCCGTCGCCGGAACAGAATATTGCCATGCGAAAAACGGAAGATGGGCTATTTGTACCACGCCGGCCCTGTGAAACAATTGCGGCTCTAAATCAGCTGATTTTGAATGAATTGGAAACGGAGCACTATTTTACGCTGCTGTTGGCGGATGTGGACCTGAGCACAGGCCGGGTTGTATTTGCACAGGCTGGTCATCCGTGCCCAGCTTTGCAAACGGCGAACGGCCAGGTCGAAATGAAAGGAACGGGTGGACTGCCCGTCGGTTTGATTGATGGAGCTGAGTATGAGGATACCGAACTTATCATGTCTGCCGGTGATCGGCTGATGATTCATTCAGATGGCGTGACTGAATGTGCTGACCCTAAGGGTAAAATATTGGATGATGCGGGGTTGTCCGAAATGCTGATCGCTTTACGACAAGCCAAGGGCGTATCTTGTCTGGAATCACTGATTTGGCGCATGTCAGACTACGCTGGAGGGAAAAACTTTGCGGACGATGTGTCTGCGATTTTGCTAGAATTCAAAACAGCTTAG
- a CDS encoding NUDIX hydrolase, giving the protein MIRRFGEQPNPEKRYTPRPGVYAILPRDGQLLVTLQKEPEPELQLPGGGIDPGESPIEALHREVHEETGWSIAHPRRLGAFRRFVYMPEYDMWAEKICMIYMARPARQIAPPREAGHIPLWLAPEVAARELGNDGDRHFVSLFSKLF; this is encoded by the coding sequence ATGATTCGACGTTTTGGAGAGCAACCTAATCCAGAAAAAAGGTACACACCGCGCCCCGGTGTCTACGCGATCCTGCCACGCGATGGGCAATTACTGGTCACCTTACAAAAAGAACCTGAGCCCGAATTACAACTGCCCGGCGGTGGTATCGACCCCGGTGAATCCCCGATTGAAGCTCTGCACCGAGAAGTGCATGAAGAAACCGGTTGGAGCATCGCACACCCGCGTCGGTTGGGGGCCTTTCGGCGTTTTGTATATATGCCTGAATACGATATGTGGGCTGAAAAAATTTGCATGATTTATATGGCGCGACCCGCCCGTCAAATTGCGCCACCCCGCGAAGCCGGACACATTCCGCTTTGGCTCGCCCCAGAGGTCGCTGCGCGCGAGCTGGGAAATGACGGGGATCGTCACTTTGTCAGCCTGTTTTCTAAGCTGTTTTGA
- a CDS encoding Hsp33 family molecular chaperone HslO, which translates to MTLGQKITWDDTVLPFQLDKSDTRGRVARLDGVLDGILRQHNYPEQVEALVAEMALLTALIGQAIKLRWKLSLQVQTKGAVRMIATDYYAPAKEGDAARIRAYASYDPDRITDALPFEQLGEGYFAVLIDQGEGTEPYQGITPIAGSSLSECAEAYFAQSEQLPTSFALSFGKSTEGDSAEHWRAGGIMLQHMPKASPFATDGGSGEGGLLSAEDIIDDEGGENWTRANTLLSTVEELELIGPLVSPSELLVRLFHEEGPRVFDPQAVRFGCTCSEDRVRSSLSIYSAKDIATMTTPEGLVTADCQFCSAHYILDPKTVGFEAEEPSSDS; encoded by the coding sequence ATGACACTTGGACAAAAAATTACCTGGGACGACACGGTACTTCCGTTTCAGTTGGATAAATCAGACACCCGTGGCCGGGTTGCCCGTCTCGATGGCGTGTTGGATGGTATTTTAAGGCAACATAACTATCCGGAACAGGTTGAGGCGTTGGTTGCCGAAATGGCGTTGCTGACGGCATTGATCGGGCAGGCCATCAAGTTGCGCTGGAAACTTTCGCTGCAAGTGCAGACCAAAGGTGCCGTGCGGATGATCGCGACGGATTACTACGCCCCTGCGAAAGAGGGCGATGCCGCCCGAATCCGGGCCTATGCAAGTTATGATCCAGACAGGATCACCGATGCGCTGCCGTTTGAGCAGTTGGGTGAAGGGTATTTTGCAGTTTTGATCGACCAGGGCGAAGGCACTGAACCCTATCAGGGGATCACGCCAATTGCTGGATCGAGCCTTAGCGAATGCGCCGAGGCGTATTTTGCGCAATCTGAGCAGTTGCCGACCAGTTTTGCGTTGAGTTTTGGTAAATCAACCGAAGGCGATAGCGCCGAACATTGGCGCGCGGGCGGTATCATGCTGCAGCACATGCCAAAGGCATCGCCGTTTGCCACAGATGGTGGTTCTGGCGAGGGCGGCCTGCTGTCGGCAGAGGATATCATTGATGATGAAGGTGGGGAAAACTGGACCCGGGCGAATACGCTGCTCAGCACGGTTGAAGAGCTCGAACTGATTGGCCCATTGGTTTCGCCGTCCGAGTTGTTGGTCCGCTTGTTCCATGAGGAAGGCCCGCGGGTCTTTGATCCACAAGCGGTGCGCTTTGGCTGTACTTGTTCCGAGGATCGGGTGCGTAGCAGCCTGTCGATTTATTCGGCGAAGGACATTGCAACGATGACAACGCCCGAGGGGCTGGTTACGGCGGATTGTCAGTTCTGCAGTGCGCATTACATACTTGACCCCAAAACGGTGGGTTTTGAGGCGGAAGAGCCATCAAGTGACAGCTGA
- a CDS encoding CoA pyrophosphatase: MTADVLQPILKAIRHGGNLSSDYDLNPDVKLPAGRKLRPAAVLVPIYMDGSKAQLILTKRSSALKHHPGQIAFPGGKQDPDDADLIATALRESWEEIGLSQDTVEVLGSLQPHETVTSFTVTPIVGLIKGDFTPVAEPGEVDEVFSVPLNHALNPDNFIVEGRYWQGTLRRYYTVPYGPYYIWGATARMLRTLAELAVNHED; encoded by the coding sequence GTGACAGCTGATGTACTTCAGCCAATCCTGAAAGCTATCCGCCATGGCGGAAATCTGTCGTCTGATTATGATCTTAATCCAGATGTGAAACTTCCGGCTGGCCGCAAATTGCGACCGGCGGCTGTGCTTGTACCGATCTACATGGATGGGTCGAAAGCCCAGTTAATCCTGACCAAGCGATCATCGGCATTGAAGCATCACCCCGGGCAAATTGCCTTTCCGGGTGGCAAACAGGACCCCGACGATGCAGACTTGATTGCCACGGCGCTGCGTGAATCTTGGGAAGAGATTGGATTGAGCCAGGATACTGTTGAGGTTCTGGGCAGCCTGCAGCCACATGAAACTGTCACCAGCTTTACCGTGACCCCGATTGTGGGGTTGATTAAGGGTGATTTTACCCCTGTGGCTGAACCCGGTGAAGTGGATGAAGTGTTTTCAGTGCCGCTTAATCATGCGCTCAACCCGGACAATTTCATCGTTGAAGGGCGCTATTGGCAGGGGACGTTGCGTCGTTATTATACCGTGCCTTATGGGCCGTATTACATTTGGGGTGCGACGGCCCGGATGCTGAGAACATTGGCAGAACTTGCGGTGAACCATGAAGATTGA
- a CDS encoding CCA tRNA nucleotidyltransferase, translated as MKIEADWIKSHASQVVCQMLASNQHQVFFVGGCVRNALFGAPVNDLDISTDARPETVLFLAKSAGLKAIPTGIEHGTVTVISDGVPYEITTFRKDVRTNGRHAEVTFSNSMVEDAVRRDFTMNALYADPEGTVVDPLDGLPDLQARRVRFIHDPEKRIQEDYLRILRLFRFHAWYGDPAEGLDADGLAAVAGNVEGLMQVSKERIGSEMLKLLSADNPAPSVAAMQITGVLQAILSGAQCDALSVLIKLEEDLGIGPDPIRRLAYIGGQNVQEQLRISKTQVRELQVLTKVSRDSVGFAEAGYRYGHKSGADILLLRSALLQQPVETSQLKMIKDAAEQKFPISAVDLMPEYSGAALGAKLDALEHLWIGSGFTLSKRDLLARL; from the coding sequence ATGAAGATTGAAGCCGACTGGATCAAATCACATGCGTCGCAAGTGGTTTGCCAAATGCTGGCGTCCAATCAGCACCAGGTTTTTTTCGTGGGTGGCTGCGTGCGCAACGCGCTGTTTGGGGCGCCGGTCAATGACCTAGATATTTCAACAGATGCACGTCCGGAAACCGTTTTGTTCTTGGCCAAAAGCGCTGGCTTGAAAGCTATCCCAACGGGGATTGAACATGGCACAGTGACCGTCATCAGCGATGGCGTGCCCTATGAAATCACGACTTTTCGCAAAGATGTTCGAACCAATGGTCGCCATGCTGAGGTGACGTTTTCCAACAGCATGGTCGAGGATGCTGTGCGGCGCGATTTTACCATGAATGCGCTTTATGCCGATCCGGAGGGTACTGTTGTTGATCCACTTGATGGTTTACCTGACCTTCAGGCGCGCCGGGTCCGTTTTATTCATGACCCTGAGAAACGCATTCAGGAAGATTACCTGCGGATCTTGCGGCTTTTCCGGTTTCATGCCTGGTATGGCGACCCGGCCGAAGGGTTAGATGCTGATGGGTTGGCTGCCGTGGCAGGTAATGTCGAAGGTCTGATGCAAGTTTCAAAAGAGCGTATCGGCAGTGAGATGCTCAAGCTGCTGTCTGCGGATAATCCGGCGCCATCTGTGGCGGCGATGCAGATCACCGGTGTATTGCAAGCGATCCTGTCAGGCGCGCAATGTGATGCGCTTTCGGTTCTAATCAAATTGGAAGAGGATCTGGGTATCGGCCCCGATCCAATTCGCCGCTTGGCCTACATCGGTGGTCAAAACGTTCAGGAACAGCTGCGGATTAGCAAAACACAGGTGCGCGAGCTGCAAGTATTGACAAAGGTCAGTCGAGATAGTGTTGGTTTTGCGGAAGCCGGATACCGTTACGGGCACAAATCGGGCGCTGATATTCTGTTGTTACGCAGTGCCTTGCTACAACAACCGGTGGAAACCAGTCAGCTGAAAATGATCAAGGATGCGGCGGAACAAAAGTTTCCAATCTCAGCTGTTGATTTGATGCCAGAATATTCCGGGGCGGCGTTGGGGGCAAAGCTGGACGCGTTAGAGCACCTCTGGATCGGGTCCGGCTTTACACTGTCCAAGCGGGATCTACTGGCGCGGTTATGA
- a CDS encoding LysR family transcriptional regulator encodes MTIKIEMLRCFCTVVQAGNLSEAANRLGRTQSAVSMTLKQLQDHLGERLFETERKNRLSPFGEQVFDLAQKQLQQFDHTVHAIETSAASPHGLIRIVSVPSIAAHVFPTAIETISRNHPGVMIELRDTDTHQVMDAMVQGHADIGIASGHFVLNGVRSIPLFEDRFGLVCAADHPMISAPEPPTIADVTSNRFVHNNLCGLIKTPAFQAAVAGAEITVHNTHSLIAMVRSGNWVTILPQTVVQFMPDALAFRAISDLPDKRHVYLYVREQSRDIRLAEELCDLIIKNLKASGHAS; translated from the coding sequence ATGACAATCAAGATCGAAATGCTGAGATGTTTCTGCACCGTGGTGCAGGCCGGGAACCTGTCCGAAGCGGCAAACCGTCTGGGTCGCACCCAGTCTGCGGTATCGATGACCCTAAAGCAACTACAAGACCATCTGGGCGAACGCCTATTTGAAACTGAACGGAAAAACCGCCTGTCGCCATTTGGAGAGCAAGTCTTTGATCTGGCGCAAAAACAGCTTCAGCAGTTTGATCACACAGTCCATGCCATTGAAACTTCTGCAGCCTCGCCACATGGGTTAATCCGCATTGTATCTGTCCCTTCGATCGCAGCACATGTCTTTCCAACAGCAATTGAAACCATCAGCCGCAACCATCCCGGCGTGATGATCGAACTGCGCGATACAGACACACATCAGGTGATGGACGCCATGGTGCAGGGTCATGCCGATATTGGCATTGCCTCTGGTCATTTTGTTCTTAACGGCGTGCGCTCCATCCCCCTGTTTGAGGATCGATTCGGCCTGGTCTGTGCCGCCGATCACCCTATGATCAGCGCCCCTGAACCACCAACCATTGCCGACGTGACCTCAAACCGCTTTGTACATAACAACCTATGTGGTCTGATTAAAACACCGGCTTTCCAAGCGGCTGTAGCCGGCGCCGAAATCACTGTGCACAACACCCACTCGTTGATTGCAATGGTACGAAGTGGCAACTGGGTGACGATCCTGCCGCAAACCGTGGTTCAGTTCATGCCAGATGCCTTGGCCTTCCGCGCCATCTCGGATCTGCCCGACAAACGACATGTATACCTCTATGTTCGCGAGCAATCCCGTGACATCAGATTGGCGGAAGAACTGTGCGACTTGATTATCAAAAACCTAAAAGCCTCGGGCCACGCCTCATAA
- a CDS encoding aldehyde dehydrogenase family protein, translating to MSATQLNLIAGEWAAGESEIENRNPSDLSDLVGMFAQASTDQLEQTLDQAQVAQREWAAYGLERKQNVLMNIGNELMARAEELGTLLSREEGKPIAEGKGEVFRAGQFFTYYAAEVLRQLGENADSVRPDIEVDVRREAVGVVAIISPWNFPTATASWKIAPALCYGNAVVWKPANITPASAVALTEIINRQDIPKGLFSLVVGAGRSIGQRLVESPKVNAISFTGSVPVGKGIATAAIQNLTKVQMEMGSKNALAVMDDADIDLAVSVALGGAFGSTGQKCTASSRLVVHAAVHDAFVEKLVAGAQAMKVGHAQEAGIQMGPVVSEQQLNENLAYVDLGKSEGAELACGGVRLDMPHEGYYMSPGVFLNTNNNMRINREEMFAPLTSVIKVGSYDEALSVVNDTNFGLTSGIVTQSLARATHFRRNARTGVVTVNLPTAGTDYHVPFGGRGDSSYGPREQGKAAAEFYTTVKTAYIAAGKPA from the coding sequence ATGTCTGCAACGCAACTGAACCTTATTGCTGGCGAATGGGCCGCTGGCGAGAGCGAAATCGAAAACCGTAACCCATCGGACCTCAGCGATCTGGTTGGCATGTTTGCACAGGCCAGCACTGATCAGTTGGAGCAAACTTTGGATCAAGCCCAAGTTGCGCAACGTGAATGGGCGGCCTACGGCCTTGAGCGCAAGCAAAATGTTCTGATGAACATCGGTAACGAGCTGATGGCACGCGCCGAAGAGCTGGGCACATTGCTGAGCCGCGAAGAAGGTAAGCCAATTGCAGAAGGCAAAGGCGAAGTTTTCCGCGCTGGTCAGTTCTTTACATATTACGCTGCTGAAGTTCTGCGTCAGCTTGGCGAAAACGCCGATTCCGTGCGCCCAGACATCGAAGTTGATGTGCGCCGCGAAGCTGTTGGCGTAGTTGCCATCATCAGCCCATGGAACTTTCCAACTGCGACAGCGTCGTGGAAAATCGCACCTGCGCTTTGCTATGGTAACGCGGTTGTTTGGAAACCCGCAAACATCACACCGGCGTCTGCCGTTGCTCTGACAGAGATCATCAATCGTCAGGACATCCCTAAAGGATTGTTCAGCTTGGTTGTGGGCGCCGGTCGGTCGATCGGTCAACGTCTGGTCGAAAGCCCAAAGGTCAACGCGATTTCCTTCACAGGTTCTGTACCTGTGGGCAAAGGGATTGCGACAGCTGCGATCCAGAACTTGACCAAAGTTCAGATGGAAATGGGTTCCAAGAACGCTCTGGCCGTTATGGATGACGCCGATATCGATCTGGCTGTTTCCGTGGCTTTGGGTGGCGCGTTTGGTTCAACTGGTCAAAAATGTACCGCGTCTTCACGTCTGGTTGTTCATGCCGCTGTGCATGATGCCTTTGTTGAGAAACTGGTTGCCGGCGCACAGGCGATGAAAGTTGGCCACGCACAGGAAGCCGGAATTCAGATGGGTCCGGTTGTCAGCGAGCAACAGCTGAACGAAAACCTTGCCTACGTTGATCTGGGTAAATCCGAAGGCGCTGAGTTGGCCTGTGGTGGTGTACGTCTCGATATGCCGCACGAAGGGTACTACATGTCGCCTGGCGTGTTCCTGAACACCAACAACAACATGCGTATCAACCGCGAAGAAATGTTTGCGCCGCTGACATCTGTCATCAAAGTGGGCAGCTATGACGAAGCGCTGAGCGTTGTGAACGATACAAACTTCGGCCTCACATCGGGCATCGTGACGCAAAGCTTGGCACGTGCTACGCACTTCCGTCGCAATGCACGGACCGGCGTTGTGACCGTGAACCTGCCAACAGCCGGTACAGACTATCACGTGCCATTCGGTGGTCGCGGCGACAGCTCTTACGGGCCACGCGAACAGGGTAAAGCAGCGGCTGAATTCTACACCACTGTAAAAACCGCATATATTGCAGCCGGAAAGCCAGCATAA
- a CDS encoding membrane dipeptidase yields MRIDGLQYVNWSEKVFRQLREGDVDAIHVTISYHENFRETVLNFEKWNRWFEQFPDLIMKGQWASDIDKARETGRTAVFFGFQNPSPIEDDIGLVEIVHTLGARFMQLTYNNQSLLATGCYEAEDMGITRMGKQVIKEMNRVGLVVDMSHSADRSTIEAADLSERPIAITHANPHEWSPALRNKKDDVICAVTENGGMFGFSVYPHHLKGKGDCTLESFCQMIADTAEKYGAEHLGIGTDLCQDQPDSIVEWMRVGRWTKEIDYGEGSASNAGFPPMPSWFEDNRHFGNIEQGLRDVGMNDAEVAGIMGKNWYRFFAENFGPQG; encoded by the coding sequence ATGCGGATCGATGGCCTGCAATATGTCAACTGGTCGGAAAAGGTTTTCCGCCAACTTCGTGAAGGTGATGTGGATGCAATCCACGTCACCATCTCTTATCATGAGAATTTTCGTGAAACGGTTCTGAACTTTGAAAAGTGGAACCGTTGGTTTGAACAGTTCCCTGATCTGATCATGAAGGGGCAGTGGGCCAGCGATATCGATAAAGCCAGGGAAACCGGCCGCACGGCTGTTTTCTTTGGCTTTCAAAACCCCAGCCCGATCGAAGACGACATTGGGCTGGTGGAAATCGTGCATACCCTCGGCGCACGTTTCATGCAGCTGACCTATAACAACCAATCGCTGCTAGCGACCGGCTGTTATGAGGCCGAAGACATGGGCATCACCCGTATGGGCAAGCAGGTCATCAAAGAGATGAACCGTGTTGGTCTGGTGGTCGACATGAGCCATTCGGCGGACCGTTCTACAATTGAGGCGGCGGACCTGTCTGAGCGCCCGATTGCCATCACTCATGCGAACCCACATGAATGGTCGCCCGCGCTGCGCAACAAAAAAGACGACGTCATCTGTGCAGTTACTGAAAACGGTGGCATGTTCGGCTTTTCGGTCTACCCTCATCACCTCAAGGGTAAAGGCGACTGCACTTTGGAAAGCTTCTGCCAGATGATTGCGGACACCGCTGAGAAATACGGCGCAGAGCATCTGGGGATTGGCACAGATCTGTGTCAGGATCAGCCCGACAGTATTGTTGAGTGGATGCGCGTTGGTCGTTGGACCAAAGAAATCGACTACGGCGAAGGTTCGGCAAGTAATGCAGGCTTTCCGCCAATGCCAAGTTGGTTTGAAGACAACCGCCACTTTGGCAACATTGAGCAAGGGCTGCGCGATGTCGGTATGAACGACGCCGAGGTCGCAGGCATTATGGGTAAGAACTGGTATCGGTTCTTCGCAGAAAACTTCGGACCGCAAGGGTAA